A genomic window from Hyla sarda isolate aHylSar1 chromosome 10, aHylSar1.hap1, whole genome shotgun sequence includes:
- the LOC130294420 gene encoding transcription factor HES-5-like, protein MAPSSVYLEQHKVSPKEKNKMRKPIVEKMRRDRINSSIEQLKLLLEKEFHKQQPNVKLEKADILEMAVTYLKQQTLPPNNTIVHQSNGLQMEFSDGYNRCFNEVLSFLSVHQNQRATEVRLLNHFKPNEDATISSSPSTSSPARYCHVKPSDLSSNSNTLWRPW, encoded by the exons ATGGCACCTAGCTCTGTTTACCTGGAGCAGCATAAGGTCTCCCCAAAGGAAAAGAATAAG ATGAGAAAGCCCATTGTAGAGAAGATGCGCAGAGATAGGATTAATAGCAGCATCGAGCAACTCAAACTTCTATTGGAAAAAGAGTTCCACAAGCAACAGCCCAACGTCAAGCTGGAGAAGGCTGATATATTGGAGATGGCCGTCACCTATCTCAAGCAACAGACATTGCCTCCAAATAACA CTATAGTCCATCAAAGTAATGGTCTGCAAATGGAGTTCAGCGATGGCTACAACAGATGCTTCAATGAGGTACTCAGCTTCCTCTCCGTCCACCAAAATCAAAGGGCCACCGAAGTCAGGCTATTGAACCATTTCAAACCCAATGAAGATGCCACCATATCTTCTTCTCCTTCTACTTCATCTCCTGCCAGATACTGTCACGTTAAGCCATCAGATCTGAGTAGCAACAGCAACACTCTCTGGAGACCTTGGTAG